A region of Maniola jurtina chromosome 7, ilManJurt1.1, whole genome shotgun sequence DNA encodes the following proteins:
- the LOC123866719 gene encoding uncharacterized protein K02A2.6-like — protein sequence MQLEKITLAHIPDNAHSSNSSDYNINKFNEKQNKLTKSGFTGQLEKKYKENFNYDKKLCKRCGYNHPMKKCPAYGKPCVRCNGYNHFSSQCRNHCVHEVEDEDNDAAGENVEENIKTILFGAVFVNALKRNVKDWTIIAGVNNVPLHLKVDTGAQANVLSNNMLLPLGLDKHNLCQSKARLTTYTGQVINCIGLQSAIEMHLVNPIKNINETKSIVTEYDDLFHGLGCMKEEYDIKLKPDATPVVHASRRVPLAIQPKLKKKLEELETMGVIAKVTHPTEWVNSIVIVYKPNGDLRLCLDPKDLNKAIRRQHLELPTLEEITSRLSGAEFFSTLDVKNGFWNIKLSAASSDLCCFNTPFGRYKFLRMPFGICSASEVYQHRMRQILDDLDGVDVYIDDILIWGRTKEEHDKRLRSFDVNDKLQIKLDEENIEANIDMVIGSLNISEKQLNYFQNLTDKNEEMRLLKDSILKGWPAHKNSVPEIIRPYWHVRDSLTYKSSLIFKGNCLVVPPELRKEMLARAHFPHLGITKTVLRANDAMYWPRMIHEITDMVSRCETCIRFSNNNKKETLMPHVVPELPWEKVGVDLFQLDGCNYMIVIDYYSKFPEIDFLRCTTSESIIDKLKQIFSRHGIPKEVFSDGGPQFSSDSFKNFARKYDFKHTMSSPEYPQSNGMVEREVQTIKKLLKKALYEKRDPYLAILEFRNTPISNTIASPAENLFNRKLRGIIPMTKKAFNPKVDRNLRRNLVHRQEKDRFYYNRNKVNLRNLELGEHVFFKTGRVWKKGIIKGKIYDRTYKILSQNGRMFVRNRIYIKPLNFVPFYIPDENENLESVVTPQPSLYTTSYGRVIRPPVRYPE from the exons ATGCAGTTAGAGAAGATAACATTGGCACATATTCCGGATAATGCACATAGTAGCAATAGTTCGGATTACaacattaataaatttaatgaaaaacaaaataaattgacaaaatCTGGCTTTACTGGCCAGCttgaaaagaaatataaagaGAATTTTAATTATGATAAGAAATTATGTAAAAGATGTGGCTATAACCATCCAATGAAAAAATGTCCAGCGTATGGTAAACCTTGTGTCCGCTGTAATGGTTACAACCATTTTTCAAGTCAATGTAGAAATCATTGTGTTCATGAAGTAGAGGATGAAGATAATGATGCAGCGGGTGAGAATGTTGAGGagaatattaaaaccatatTATTTGGAGCAGTTTTTGTCAATGCACTAAAAAGAAACGTGAAGGACTGGACAATCATAGCTGGAGTTAACAACGTGCCTCTTCATTTGAAAGTAGATACAGGAGCCCAAGCTAATGTATTATCAAATAACATGTTGTTACCATTAGGTTTAGATAAACATAATCTTTGCCAGTCAAAAGCCAGACTGACTACTTATACAGGTCAGGTAATAAATTGTATTG GGTTGCAATCTGCAATTGAAATGCATTTAGTTAATCCTATAAAGAACATAAATGAGACTAAAAGTATTGTAACTGAATATGATGATTTGTTTCATGGTTTAGGATGTATGAAAGAAGAGTACGATATAAAATTGAAACCGGATGCTACTCCTGTTGTTCATGCAAGTAGGCGAGTTCCGCTTGCTATACAACCTAAGTTGAAGAAAAAATTAGAGGAACTAGAAACAATGGGAGTAATAGCTAAAGTCACACATCCAACAGAGTGGGTTAACTCTATAGTTATTGTATACAAACCCAATGGAGATTTACGATTATGCTTAGATCCTAAAGATCTCAATAAAGCTATAAGAAGGCAACACTTAGAGTTGCCAACGCTTGAGGAGATTACTAGTAGACTTTCAGGCGCTGAATTTTTCAGTACATTAGATGTAAAAAATGGATTCTGGAATATAAAGTTGTCTGCAGCGAGCTCAGACTTGTGTTGTTTTAATACTCCATTTGGTAGGTACAAATTTCTCAGAATGCCTTTTGGAATATGCAGTGCTTCTGAAGTTTATCAGCATCGCATGCGTCAAATATTAGATGATTTGGATGGCGTAGATGTTTATATTGATGATATATTGATATGGGGACGAACAAAAGAAGAGCATGATAAGAGATTAAG GTCGTTTGATGTGAATGATAAGTTGCAGATAAAGTTGGATGAAGAGAATATAGAAGCTAACATAGACATGGTGATAGGTTCATTAAACATCAGCGAGAAACAATTAAACTATTTTCAGAATTTAACAGATAAAAATGAAGAGATGAGATTATTAAAAGATTCAATTTTAAAGGGCTGGCCTGCTCACAAAAACTCAGTACCAGAAATAATAAGGCCATATTGGCATGTTAGAGATAGCTTGACTTATAAATCAAGTTTAATATTTAAAGGAAATTGTTTAGTGGTGCCACCAGAATTAAGAAAAGAAATGCTAGCACGTGCACATTTTCCACATTTAGGAATAACGAAAACGGTATTAAGGGCAAATGATGCTATGTATTGGCCAAGAATGATTCATGAGATAACGGATATGGTTTCACGGTGTGAAACATGTATAcgttttagtaataataataaaaaagagacTTTAATGCCTCATGTTGTACCAGAATTACCTTGGGAGAAAGTAGGTgtagatttatttcaattagacGGTTGTAATTATATGATtgtgatagattattattcaaagtttcctgaaatagattttttaagatGTACTACAAGTGAAAGTATCATTGACAAATTAAAGCAGATTTTTAGTCGGCATGGAATTCCTAAAGAAGTATTTAGTGATGGTGGGCCGCAATTTTCTAGTGATAGTTTTAAGAATTTTGCTAGGAAGTATGATTTTAAACATACTATGTCAAGCCCAGAATATCCTCAGTCAAATGGTATGGTTGAACGAGAGGTGCAAACGATAAAGAAACTGCTTAAGAAAGCTTTGTATGAGAAAAGAGATCCATATTTAGCAATATTAGAATTTCGTAATACCCCTATTTCAAATACAATTGCATCTCCAGcggaaaatttatttaatagaaaattAAGAGGTATTATTCCTATGACTAAGAAGGCATTTAATCCTAAGGTTGATAGAAATTTACGGCGAAATTTAGTTCATAGACAAGAAAAGGacagattttattataacaggAATAAAGTTAATTTAAGAAATTTGGAGCTCGGAGaacatgtattttttaaaacaggGAGAGTTTGGAAAAAAGGGATTATTAAAGGAAAAATTTATGATAGAACGTACAAGATATTAAGTCAAAATGGGAGAATGTTTGTAAGAAATAGGATATATATAAAGCCTTTGAATTTTGTACCATTCTATATTCcagatgaaaatgaaaatctgGAATCTGTAGTAACCCCACAACCATCTTTATATACAACTTCATATGGTCGTGTGATTCGACCTCCGGTTAGGTATCCTGAGTAA
- the LOC123867051 gene encoding cuticle protein 19-like, with amino-acid sequence MRGLQVCLFAVMCVAAKAGYISYANFGGYPGYAGYSGYNDYGGHSEHYAYPRYSYDYSVKDPHTGDFKTKWETRDGDVVKGAYSVADPDGTTRIVEYTADKHNGFNAVVKRIGHAYHPQVYHNNYHTGYYGYH; translated from the exons ATGCGTGGACTTCAA GTTTGCTTGTTTGCGGTCATGTGCGTCGCGGCTAAGGCGGGCTACATTAGTTACGCAAATTTCGGAGGCTACCCTGGATACGCCGGCTACAGCGGGTACAATGATTATGGTGGCCATAGCGAACAttac GCGTACCCCAGGTATTCATACGACTACTCGGTTAAGGACCCTCATACTGGTGATTTCAAAACCAAATGGGAAACGCGCGATGGGGATGTAGTTAAAG GTGCCTACTCCGTGGCGGACCCTGACGGCACCACGCGCATAGTGGAGTACACAGCTGACAAGCACAATGGTTTCAATGCGGTTGTCAAGCGAATAGGCCACGCGTACCACCCGCAAGTTTATCACAATAACTACCACACTGGTTACTACGGATaccactag